CCCCTTCCTTTGAATATGCCACATATGGACAGAAATTCTCTAGACGGTGCTTGGCAAGAAAACTGCCATCGTCAGCGATTAAAAATGTCTTCTTGGATTCCGCATTCTTGATGACTGCTTCCACATCTTCTTTTTTAATACCACGTGCGTTCATCTTTTCTTCTGCTTCGGCAGAAATGATCAGGTTCATAATTCCTCCTTTATTGTCTCAGGCTCGTATTATTTATGAAAAGCCGTACCCAGAGGCTTCTTCACAAATTCCATCACAGCCTCTGTCAACGTCGGATGCACGTGAATTGTGGTAGCCAGTGTCACAACCCTCGTTTCTTTAGGGACACAAATCGCCAGTTCGCCGATCAGCAAACTCATTTTCGTACAATACAACTCCGCCCCAATAATCCAGTGTGTTTTATTATCGACCATGATCTTAATCGCACCCGTCGTTTCCTGCATGGTGTTTGTTATCTCGTTGGCACTAATTTTAATAAAACCTGTCAACGCATCAATACCCTAATCCTTGGCATCCTGTTCGAAAAAGCCTACCTTTGCAATCTCAGGAATGCCAAATATAATCCATGGCTTGGCCATATGTTAATCATACCAAATTGAGCATCTTACTGGTATAACCGTTTAACCATTACCACCTTCTAAGAAGATGGATTTTTAAGGTTAATTAAATGTTCTTCAAACATAGCAGTTATCTGCTTGTCATTCATCAGCAGCGTAACGCTGTTCATCAGCTCGACAATCGCATTATAGAAAGTACCGATCTCGATGCTTATCGCACTAGCACCGATCACCAGTATTGATCGAGGCGGATCTTTGAGTGTTAGTTTTTAATCAGATGTCAGTACGTTTTTCAGTCGATATTGAATACGGTAATCATAGTTGGCTCCGAGCCAGTTGCTATGACAATTCCGTCTCTCGCCAAAAATTATTCTTTATTACCACCGCAAATCACCTTGACATTGGTTGGGCTGGTTATCTCGGCCAAAGTATTCAACCACGACTCGATATTATCTCGGCTGCCGATAACAAACTGCTTGAGGCCAAATATCATATGCTGCAGTATTTTGTTCTTTGTTCTTTATCGCCATAACGTGCTTGAAATTGACCGTATATTCGGACATTCCAGTACCGAATTTCTTTGCGTTTTTGATGTTTTCAAATATATGCACACTGTGAACAGTACCTTCGGCTGAATATACCCCCTATTAATACACGT
The Atribacterota bacterium genome window above contains:
- a CDS encoding DUF4258 domain-containing protein, whose product is MNLIISAEAEEKMNARGIKKEDVEAVIKNAESKKTFLIADDGSFLAKHRLENFCPYVAYSKEG